A DNA window from Coffea arabica cultivar ET-39 chromosome 6c, Coffea Arabica ET-39 HiFi, whole genome shotgun sequence contains the following coding sequences:
- the LOC113692277 gene encoding mitochondrial intermembrane space import and assembly protein 40 homolog — protein MGQVQSQPVGPEDEKNPSSAHPTGAATDDQNSSLDSLIAEAAAFGDEDENLSVEEKAQRALECPCIAHLRTGPCGFQFSNAFLCFLKSTAPEKGSDCVHPFVALQNCIKANPDAFSKDILEDDEIKKKDGEIKKEEKPSKEYKIHPPLWSVESKKSKHKS, from the exons ATGGGACAAGTACAGAGCCAACCAGTAGGCCCAGAGGATGAAAAGAACCCTTCTTCAGCTCATCCTACCGGCGCCGCTACCGATGATCAGAATTCATCTCTTGATTCTTTAATTGCTG AAGCTGCAGCATTTGGCGATGAAGATGAGAATTTG TCAGTGGAGGAAAAAGCTCAGAGAGCACTGGAATGCCCTTGCATTGCTCATTTGAGGACAGGTCCTTGTGGCTTCCAGTTCTCTAATGCCTTCCTCTGTTTCCTCAAGAGCACTGCTCCAGAGAAG GGCTCAGACTGTGTTCATCCATTTGTGGCTCTGCAGAATTGTATCAAAGCAAATCCTGATGCATTTTCTAAGGACATTTTAGAAGACGATGAGATCAAGAAAAAGGATGGCGAAATCAAGAAAGAGGAAAAGCCATCCAAAGAATACAAAATTCACCCTCCTCTCTGGTCTGTAGAATCCAAAAAATCCAAACATAAGTCTTAA